The proteins below come from a single Malus sylvestris chromosome 3, drMalSylv7.2, whole genome shotgun sequence genomic window:
- the LOC126614862 gene encoding NAC domain-containing protein 40-like — protein sequence MGDGDAQLSLAVFSRFPGFRFSPTDEELISYYLKNKLEGPPPGKTVEVISEVDICNFEPWDLPAKSVIQSDNEWFFFSPRGRKYPNGSQSRRATEFGYWKATGKERNVKSGSNVIGTKRTLVFHVGRAPKGERTEWIMHEYCMNDKSQDSMVVCRLRKNSEFHLNDTTNRGSSGRGPLSTMHKGESAVSEIGNDQGDKAVECSSKKSTSSHDSQSIEQIDSASDSYQKLVTDAMQADSTGHQKGSYDEDFYAEILNDDIININLDESFVPAARMMPVVANNSEAEHQSQQHMQATSLQAVPFQGTSNRRIYLRKRKEKFRAESQPKALVNRMDDRHALIYVLFVFLVLLAVFVSNFCFPDVAGSVSAVLGKILASQKHHM from the exons atgggTGACGGCGACGCTCAGCTTTCTCTAGCGGTCTTTTCGAGGTTTCCGGGGTTTAGATTTTCACCGACCGACGAGGAATTGATTTCCTACTACCTTAAGAACAAGCTGGAGGGACCGCCACCCGGGAAGACGGTGGAGGTCATCTCCGAGGTTGATATCTGCAACTTCGAGCCCTGGGACTTGCCAG CTAAATCTGTCATTCAATCGGACAATGAATGGTTCTTCTTTTCTCCACGAGGAAGAAAGTACCCAAATGGTTCACAAAGTAGGAGGGCGACAGAATTCGGTTATTGGAAAGCCACAGGAAAGGAACGTAACGTAAAGTCAGGTTCTAATGTTATTGGTACAAAGAGGACACTTGTGTTCCACGTAGGACGTGCACCAAAAGGGGAAAGGACAGAATGGATTATGCACGAGTACTGCATGAATGATAAATCCCAG GATTCTATGGTTGTTTGCCGCCTTCGGAAGAACAGTGAGTTTCATTTGAATGACACCACAAACCGAGGTTCTTCAGGTCGAGGTCCTTTATCAACTATGCACAAGGGTGAAAGTGCCGTCTCTGAAATTGGTAATGACCAAGGGGATAAGGCAGTTGAATGCTCTTCGAAAAAGTCTACTAGCAGTCATGATTCTCAGTCTATTGAGCAAATTGATTCTGCATCCGACTCCTACCAAAAACTTGTAACAGATGCTATGCAGGCAGACTCTACTGGCCACCAGAAG GGTTCTTATGATGAAGACTTCTATGCGGAGATACTGAACGATGATATAATCAACATCAACCTAGATGAATCTTTTGTGCCTGCTGCCCGTATGATGCCAGTTGTTGCCAACAACTCAGAGGCTGAACATCAATCTCAACAACATATGCAAGCCACTTCGTTGCAAGCAGTTCCTTTCCAAGGTACTTCAAACCGAAGAATCTATTtgagaaagagaaaggaaaagttTCGTGCAGAGTCACAGCCAAAAGCTTTAGTGAATAGGATGGACGATCGACATGCGTTGATATACgtactttttgtttttctggtATTGCTGGCTGTGTTTGTATCCAATTTTTGTTTTCCTGACGTTGCTGGTTCTGTTTCTGCTGTCCTTGGAAAGATCCTGGCAAGTCAAAAACATCACATGTAA